A genomic window from Emys orbicularis isolate rEmyOrb1 chromosome 24, rEmyOrb1.hap1, whole genome shotgun sequence includes:
- the MPND gene encoding MPN domain-containing protein, protein MGVPDPECRNGAPNPTGALDADSPGAEECLEEDEEELETSVEDPENESAGKPAPGGRSCILTRRGITLRVLLKDGLIEPGEGVLSIYYLGKKFLGDLLPDGKITWQETGQVFNSPSAWATYCKKLVNPAKKSGCGWASVRYKGQKLDQCKAAWLKKHQPNAPAAEESLVSEGEEEELVEEDEDEAREGKIAISEPGLGKKLEEKSRKHQSKSLVEPHNADNGPHGKRLESKNRTPVRYCTLGSRDSARNPHTLVEVTSFAAINKFQPFNVAISSNVLLLLDFHSHLTRSEVVGYLGGRWDTSSQVLTVLRAFPCRTRLGDAESAATVEEEICQNLFMRGLALVGWYHSHPFSHALPSLQDIDAQMDYQLKLQGSNNRFQPCLALICAPYYHGNQGVESKISPFWVMPPPEQRPNDYGIPMEVEVTYVQDGFLTNDVLHEMMLLVEFYKGAPDLVKFQDIWSQEKTYLDKLKGSLASRTPKDQGFAHVLEQIYSLLKHSS, encoded by the exons ATGGGGGTTCCTGACCCCGAGTGCCGCAATGGAGCCCCCAACCCCACAGGGG CTCTGGATGCCGATTCCCCTGGAGCGGAGGAGTGTCTGGAAGAGGACGAGGAGGAGCTGGAGACGAGCGTGGAAGACCCTGAGAATGAAAGCGCCGGGAAGCCGGCCCCGGGGGGGCGCAGCTGCATCCTCACCCGGCGCGGCATCACGCTGCGGGTGCTGCTTAAGGATGGCCTGATCGAGCCGGGGGAGGGTGTGCTCTCCATCTACTACCTG GGGAAGAAGTTCCTAGGGGACTTGCTGCCCGACGGGAAGATCACCTGGCAGGAGACGGGGCAGGTGTTCAATTCGCCCAGCGCCTGGGCCACATACTGCAAGAAGCTGGTGAACCCGGCGAAGAAATCGGGCTGCGGCTGGGCCTCGGTGAGGTACAAGGGACAGAAGCTGGACCAGTGCAAGGCGGCCTGGCTGAAGAAGCACCAGCCCAATGCTCCCGCGGCCGAGGAG AGTTTGGTGagtgaaggggaggaggaggaactggtCGAGGAGGACGAGGACGAGGCCAGGGAAGGTAAAATCgccatctcagagcctgggcttggCAAGAAACTGGAGGAGAAAAGCAGGAAGCACCAAAGCAAGAGCCTGGTGGAGCCACACAACGCTG ATAACGGGCCCCATGGGAAGAGATTGGAGAGCAAGAACCGCACTCCCGTCCGTTACTGCACGCTGGGAAGCCGGGACTCTGCCAG GAACCCACACACCCTGGTGGAAGTGACCTCCTTCGCAGCAATCAACAAGTTCCAGCCGTTCAACGTGGCCATCTCCAGTaacgtgctgctgctgctg GACTTTCACAGCCATCTAACGAGGAGCGAGGTGGTTGGCTACCTGGGAGGCAGGTGGGACACCAGCAGCCAGG TGCTGACGGTGCTGCGAGCGTTCCCCTGCCGGACGCGCCTCGGAGACGCCGAATCGGCAGCCACCGTTGAGGAGGAG ATCTGCCAGAACCTCTTCATGCGGGGGCTGGCGCTGGTGGGCTGGTACCACAGCCACCCCTTCAGCCACGCCCTCCCCTCGCTGCAGGACATCGACGCCCAGATGGATTACCAGCTCAAGCTGCAGGGGAGCAACAACCGcttccagccctgcctggctcTCATCTGCG caccaTACTATCACGGCAACCAAGGTGTGGAGTCCAAAATCTCGCCCTTCTGGGTCATGCCACCTCCGGAG CAAAGGCCCAACGATTACGGCATCCCCATGGAAGTGGAGGTCACCTACGTGCAGGACGGGTTTCTCACCAATGACGTCCTCCATGAGATG ATGCTGCTGGTTGAGTTTTACAAAGGGGCTCCAGACCTGGTGAAGTTTCAAGATATATGGAGCCAGGAGAAGACTTACTTAGATAAGCTAAAG GGCTCCCTCGCCTCCAGGACTCCCAAAGATCAGGGCTTCGCCCACGTCCTGGAACAGATCTACAGCCTCCTCAAGCACAGCAGCTGA
- the SH3GL1 gene encoding endophilin-A2 isoform X3, with the protein MEKKVDVTSKAVTEVLTRTTEYLQPNPASRAKLTMLNTMSKIRGQVKNPGYPQSEGLLGESMIRYGKELGDESNFGDALLDAGEAMKRLAEVKDSLDIEVKQNFIDPLQNLCDKDLKEIQHHLKKLEGRRLDFDYKKKRQGKIPDEELRQALEKFEESKEIAETSMHNLLETDIEQVSQLSALVDAQVDYHRQAVQILDELAEKLKRRMKEASSRPKREYKPKPRETYDFGDADQSNGGFSCNPTPKVSASSSFRSDKPSRTPSRSISHLDQPCCKALYDFEPENDGELGFREGDIITLTNQIDENWYEGMINGQSGFFPLNYVEVLVPLPQ; encoded by the exons atggaaaag AAAGTGGACGTTACCAGCAAGGCGGTCACAGAAGTATTAACCAGAACTACAGAATACCTGCAACCCAACCCAG CTTCCAGAGCCAAGCTAACGATGCTCAACACGATGTCGAAGATCCGAGGGCAGGTGAAAAACCCCGGCTATCCGCAGTCGGAAGGGCTCCTGGGGGAGAGCATGATCCGGTATGGGAAGGAGTTGGGCGACGAATCCAATTTCG GTGATGCACTCCTTGATGCTGGTGAAGCTATGAAACGATTGGCTGAAGTGAAAGACTCGCTGGATATTGAAGTCAAACAGAACTTTATCGATCCTCTCCAGAACCTGTGCGACAAAGACCTGAAAGAGATCCAG CATCATCTTAAGAAGCTGGAGGGGAGGCGCCTGGACTTTGACTACAAGAAAAAACGTCAGGGGAAGATCCCGGACGAGGAGCTCCGCCAGGCCCTGGAGAAATTTGAAGAGTCCAAGGAAATAGCTGAGACTAGTATGCACAACCTTCTGGAGACTGAC ATTGAGCAAGTGAGCCAACTCTCAGCCCTGGTGGATGCCCAGGTCGATTACCACAGACAAGCAGTGCAGATCCTGGATGAGCTCGCAGAGAAACTCAAACGCAG AATGAAGGAGGCCTCTTCACGCCCCAAGCGGGAGTACAAACCTAAACCCAGAGAGACGTACGATTTTGGAGACGCCGACCAATCCAACGGAGGCTTTTCTTgcaaccccacccccaaagtctcaG CTTCCTCCTCTTTTCGATCCGACAAGCCATCCCGGACCCCCAGCAGGAGTATTT CTCACCTGGACCAGCCGTGCTGCAAGGCGCTCTATGACTTTGAACCCGAAAACGACGGCGAGCTGGGCTTTAGGGAGGGTGACATCATCACGCTGACCAATCAGATTGACGAAAACTGGTATGAGGGCATGATCAACGGCCAGTCTGGGTTCTTCCCGCTCAACTACGTGGAAGTGCTGGTCCCGCTACCTCAGTGA
- the SH3GL1 gene encoding endophilin-A2 isoform X1: MSVAGLKKQFYKASQLVSEKVGGAEGTKLDDDFKEMEKKVDVTSKAVTEVLTRTTEYLQPNPASRAKLTMLNTMSKIRGQVKNPGYPQSEGLLGESMIRYGKELGDESNFGDALLDAGEAMKRLAEVKDSLDIEVKQNFIDPLQNLCDKDLKEIQHHLKKLEGRRLDFDYKKKRQGKIPDEELRQALEKFEESKEIAETSMHNLLETDIEQVSQLSALVDAQVDYHRQAVQILDELAEKLKRRMKEASSRPKREYKPKPRETYDFGDADQSNGGFSCNPTPKVSASSSFRSDKPSRTPSRSISHLDQPCCKALYDFEPENDGELGFREGDIITLTNQIDENWYEGMINGQSGFFPLNYVEVLVPLPQ, encoded by the exons CTGGTCAGCGAGAAGGTCGGTGGAGCTGAAGGGACCAAGCTTGACGATGACTtcaaagaaatggaaaag AAAGTGGACGTTACCAGCAAGGCGGTCACAGAAGTATTAACCAGAACTACAGAATACCTGCAACCCAACCCAG CTTCCAGAGCCAAGCTAACGATGCTCAACACGATGTCGAAGATCCGAGGGCAGGTGAAAAACCCCGGCTATCCGCAGTCGGAAGGGCTCCTGGGGGAGAGCATGATCCGGTATGGGAAGGAGTTGGGCGACGAATCCAATTTCG GTGATGCACTCCTTGATGCTGGTGAAGCTATGAAACGATTGGCTGAAGTGAAAGACTCGCTGGATATTGAAGTCAAACAGAACTTTATCGATCCTCTCCAGAACCTGTGCGACAAAGACCTGAAAGAGATCCAG CATCATCTTAAGAAGCTGGAGGGGAGGCGCCTGGACTTTGACTACAAGAAAAAACGTCAGGGGAAGATCCCGGACGAGGAGCTCCGCCAGGCCCTGGAGAAATTTGAAGAGTCCAAGGAAATAGCTGAGACTAGTATGCACAACCTTCTGGAGACTGAC ATTGAGCAAGTGAGCCAACTCTCAGCCCTGGTGGATGCCCAGGTCGATTACCACAGACAAGCAGTGCAGATCCTGGATGAGCTCGCAGAGAAACTCAAACGCAG AATGAAGGAGGCCTCTTCACGCCCCAAGCGGGAGTACAAACCTAAACCCAGAGAGACGTACGATTTTGGAGACGCCGACCAATCCAACGGAGGCTTTTCTTgcaaccccacccccaaagtctcaG CTTCCTCCTCTTTTCGATCCGACAAGCCATCCCGGACCCCCAGCAGGAGTATTT CTCACCTGGACCAGCCGTGCTGCAAGGCGCTCTATGACTTTGAACCCGAAAACGACGGCGAGCTGGGCTTTAGGGAGGGTGACATCATCACGCTGACCAATCAGATTGACGAAAACTGGTATGAGGGCATGATCAACGGCCAGTCTGGGTTCTTCCCGCTCAACTACGTGGAAGTGCTGGTCCCGCTACCTCAGTGA
- the SH3GL1 gene encoding endophilin-A2 isoform X2: MSVAGLKKQFYKASQLVSEKVGGAEGTKLDDDFKEMEKKVDVTSKAVTEVLTRTTEYLQPNPASRAKLTMLNTMSKIRGQVKNPGYPQSEGLLGESMIRYGKELGDESNFGDALLDAGEAMKRLAEVKDSLDIEVKQNFIDPLQNLCDKDLKEIQHHLKKLEGRRLDFDYKKKRQGKIPDEELRQALEKFEESKEIAETSMHNLLETDIEQVSQLSALVDAQVDYHRQAVQILDELAEKLKRRMKEASSRPKREYKPKPRETYDFGDADQSNGGFSCNPTPKVSAHLDQPCCKALYDFEPENDGELGFREGDIITLTNQIDENWYEGMINGQSGFFPLNYVEVLVPLPQ; encoded by the exons CTGGTCAGCGAGAAGGTCGGTGGAGCTGAAGGGACCAAGCTTGACGATGACTtcaaagaaatggaaaag AAAGTGGACGTTACCAGCAAGGCGGTCACAGAAGTATTAACCAGAACTACAGAATACCTGCAACCCAACCCAG CTTCCAGAGCCAAGCTAACGATGCTCAACACGATGTCGAAGATCCGAGGGCAGGTGAAAAACCCCGGCTATCCGCAGTCGGAAGGGCTCCTGGGGGAGAGCATGATCCGGTATGGGAAGGAGTTGGGCGACGAATCCAATTTCG GTGATGCACTCCTTGATGCTGGTGAAGCTATGAAACGATTGGCTGAAGTGAAAGACTCGCTGGATATTGAAGTCAAACAGAACTTTATCGATCCTCTCCAGAACCTGTGCGACAAAGACCTGAAAGAGATCCAG CATCATCTTAAGAAGCTGGAGGGGAGGCGCCTGGACTTTGACTACAAGAAAAAACGTCAGGGGAAGATCCCGGACGAGGAGCTCCGCCAGGCCCTGGAGAAATTTGAAGAGTCCAAGGAAATAGCTGAGACTAGTATGCACAACCTTCTGGAGACTGAC ATTGAGCAAGTGAGCCAACTCTCAGCCCTGGTGGATGCCCAGGTCGATTACCACAGACAAGCAGTGCAGATCCTGGATGAGCTCGCAGAGAAACTCAAACGCAG AATGAAGGAGGCCTCTTCACGCCCCAAGCGGGAGTACAAACCTAAACCCAGAGAGACGTACGATTTTGGAGACGCCGACCAATCCAACGGAGGCTTTTCTTgcaaccccacccccaaagtctcaG CTCACCTGGACCAGCCGTGCTGCAAGGCGCTCTATGACTTTGAACCCGAAAACGACGGCGAGCTGGGCTTTAGGGAGGGTGACATCATCACGCTGACCAATCAGATTGACGAAAACTGGTATGAGGGCATGATCAACGGCCAGTCTGGGTTCTTCCCGCTCAACTACGTGGAAGTGCTGGTCCCGCTACCTCAGTGA